In Solanum stenotomum isolate F172 chromosome 6, ASM1918654v1, whole genome shotgun sequence, one DNA window encodes the following:
- the LOC125868702 gene encoding uncharacterized protein LOC125868702 → MGTVTKKVVTDFVRNNIVCRFGISESIITDNAANLNSNLMMETCERFKIAHRNSTIYRPQMNGAVEAANKNIMKILRKIVDSHRQWHEKLPYALLGYRTTIRTSTVATPYMLVYGSEAVIPAEVEIPSLRIIQEVGLDDAKWIRSRHEQLMLIDEKRMDAVCHGQLYQNRMTKAFDKNVRPRQFTSGQLVLKKIFPHQGEAKGKFAPNWQGPYMVHRVLSGGAVILAEMDGRVSTKPINSDVIKKYYI, encoded by the coding sequence TGTCGGTTTGGAATTTCGGAATCAATCATAACAGACAATGCAGCTAACCTCAACAGCAATCTTATGATGGAAACTTGTGAAAGGTTTAAGATTGCTCATCGAAATTCCACAATTTACCGGCCACAGATGAATGGAGCAGTTGAGGCTGCAAATAAGAATATCATGAAGATTTTAAGGAAGATAGTAGACAGTCATAGGCAATGGCATGAGAAGCTACCATATGCTTTGCTCGGTTATCGCACCACAATCAGAACATCAACTGTGGCAACTCCTTATATGTTGGTTTATGGTTCAGAAGCAGTAATACCTGCTGAGGTGGAAATACCATCTTTAAGGATTATCCAAGAGGTTGGTCTCGACGATGCAAAATGGATACGTAGCAGACATGAACAATTGATGCTCATCGATGAAAAGAGGATGGATGCGGTTTGTCATGGCCAACTCTATCAGAACAGAATGACCAAAGCCTTCGACAAAAATGTCAGACCTCGACAGTTCACGTCGGGGCAATTAGTATTGAAGAAGATCTTTCCTCACCAAGGAGAAGcaaaagggaaatttgcaccaaattggcaaggaccctacatggtccATAGAGTGCTCTCAGGAGGAGCGGTAATCTTAGCAGAAATGGACGGCAGAGTAAGCACAAAGCCAATCAATTCAGACGTCATCAAGAAATACTACATCTGA